One segment of Leptospirillum ferrooxidans C2-3 DNA contains the following:
- a CDS encoding rhodanese-like domain-containing protein encodes MFGLFGGGNDLQLDPKELKKRIDAGEELILLDVREDWEHSRVKIPGAKHIPLGQLNRVLGDIHKEATVVVYCHHGARSLQACMAMKKAGYEKVQNLKGGIDAYAIHVDPSLPRY; translated from the coding sequence ATGTTTGGATTGTTTGGAGGAGGAAACGATTTACAGCTTGACCCAAAGGAGCTGAAAAAGAGGATCGATGCAGGAGAAGAGCTGATCCTTCTTGATGTAAGGGAAGATTGGGAACACTCGAGGGTCAAGATCCCCGGAGCAAAGCATATTCCACTTGGACAGCTGAACAGGGTCCTGGGGGATATTCATAAGGAAGCCACTGTGGTGGTTTACTGCCACCATGGAGCCAGAAGTCTCCAGGCCTGTATGGCGATGAAAAAGGCAGGTTACGAAAAGGTTCAGAATCTGAAGGGCGGAATTGATGCGTACGCCATCCACGTGGACCCGTCATTGCCAAGATACTAA
- a CDS encoding SurA N-terminal domain-containing protein, giving the protein MLEMIRKFAIEKPKVLGGLILFIALIFTISMGWWGFANSRSSQGDIVARINGTPIKSTEFARDFSIMKNNYQQMLNGPMGSKILKQLNFPGLVLRNMIYRQLWADEGKKLGLVVSDETIIREISQIPFFMDGTPPRFSKQIYTRFLTGTHQTAKQFEESIRKDLLVQRAQVIVRATAGSPFPQPGSPAPPTASMIDQQKNMLKLEEETVQSFQTQLENSASIKIDQDVLKKVSQALL; this is encoded by the coding sequence ATGCTCGAAATGATCAGAAAATTTGCCATTGAAAAGCCAAAGGTTCTGGGAGGACTGATCCTCTTCATCGCATTGATATTTACCATATCGATGGGCTGGTGGGGATTTGCGAATTCCCGCTCCTCTCAAGGTGATATCGTCGCCAGAATCAATGGAACACCCATAAAAAGTACAGAATTTGCCAGGGACTTTTCAATCATGAAGAACAATTACCAACAGATGCTGAATGGTCCCATGGGCTCAAAGATTCTCAAACAGCTGAACTTTCCTGGACTTGTCCTGAGAAACATGATCTATAGACAGTTATGGGCCGACGAGGGAAAAAAACTCGGATTGGTAGTCTCCGATGAAACCATCATCCGTGAAATTTCACAGATTCCTTTTTTCATGGATGGAACTCCACCGCGATTCTCAAAACAAATTTATACCCGCTTCCTGACCGGAACCCATCAAACGGCAAAACAATTTGAGGAATCGATCCGGAAAGACCTTCTGGTTCAAAGGGCCCAAGTCATTGTCAGGGCAACGGCCGGATCCCCTTTTCCACAACCGGGTTCACCTGCTCCACCGACAGCATCGATGATCGACCAGCAAAAAAACATGCTGAAGCTTGAGGAGGAGACGGTCCAATCCTTTCAGACACAACTTGAAAATAGCGCAAGTATCAAGATTGACCAGGATGTGCTGAAAAAAGTTTCACAGGCTTTGCTTTAA
- a CDS encoding YaiI/YqxD family protein, with translation MNIWVDADACPRAIKDILYRSADRTKIPLILVANSPLATPRSSMISTLTVPKGSDMADKAIVEKVESGDLVISGDIILADLVIAKGGSVLSPRGDEFTLDNIGEYLSTRTFMSELRSAGLATGGPPAMTNGDKERFANRLETTLRRLRALQENRS, from the coding sequence TTGAACATATGGGTTGATGCAGATGCTTGCCCCCGTGCAATCAAGGACATTCTTTACCGTTCGGCCGACAGGACAAAGATCCCTCTGATACTTGTCGCCAACTCACCCCTCGCAACACCACGCTCATCGATGATCAGCACATTGACCGTTCCCAAAGGGTCAGATATGGCAGACAAGGCCATTGTTGAAAAAGTCGAATCGGGAGATCTGGTCATCAGCGGCGATATCATTCTTGCGGATCTGGTCATCGCCAAAGGCGGATCAGTCCTGTCACCCAGGGGAGATGAGTTCACCTTAGACAATATTGGGGAATATCTATCCACAAGGACTTTCATGAGCGAGCTCAGGAGTGCAGGCTTGGCAACAGGAGGCCCTCCTGCCATGACAAATGGAGACAAGGAACGCTTTGCCAATCGTCTGGAAACAACTCTCAGACGATTGAGGGCCCTCCAGGAGAATCGGTCATAG
- a CDS encoding lipoyl synthase, whose amino-acid sequence MQLPDSKSFILLRERLPEQMKRPLPTPKVLSVGKVLSELSLATVCEEASCPNRAECYGQGHVSFMILGDVCTRGCSYCGVSKGKPVSMEKLSDEPERLASAVRRLGLDHVVVTSVARDDLPDGGAGHFRRVMKTIRDSCPGVTVELLVPEFLSTDGGWPMEAYFLLDDRPDVFNHNIETVRRLTRSFRPQGDYDRSLSFLSLARSKGLLTKSGFMVGCGETEREIREVIRDLSLSGVEILTIGQYIPPTGHSKPVQGFLPEESFQNFKKWAIDMGIREVLSGALVRSSYLANRLQKGELK is encoded by the coding sequence ATGCAACTCCCTGATTCCAAGTCTTTTATCCTCTTGCGAGAGCGTCTTCCCGAACAGATGAAGCGTCCCCTTCCGACCCCCAAGGTTCTTTCTGTCGGAAAAGTCCTGTCGGAGCTCTCCCTGGCCACCGTTTGTGAAGAAGCCTCTTGCCCAAACAGGGCGGAGTGCTACGGACAGGGACATGTTTCTTTCATGATCCTGGGGGATGTTTGTACCAGGGGTTGCTCGTACTGCGGTGTTTCCAAAGGCAAGCCTGTTTCGATGGAGAAGCTGTCCGACGAGCCGGAACGTCTTGCGTCTGCCGTCAGGAGGCTCGGGCTTGACCATGTGGTTGTGACATCCGTTGCGAGAGATGACCTTCCGGACGGAGGGGCCGGCCACTTCAGACGGGTGATGAAAACGATCAGGGACTCCTGTCCGGGAGTCACTGTGGAGCTTCTTGTTCCCGAGTTCCTGTCAACAGACGGGGGATGGCCGATGGAAGCGTATTTTCTTCTTGATGACCGACCCGATGTTTTCAACCACAATATTGAGACAGTCAGAAGATTGACGCGCTCTTTCCGTCCTCAAGGAGATTACGACCGCTCTCTTTCCTTCCTTTCTCTGGCAAGATCAAAAGGTCTGCTTACAAAATCCGGTTTTATGGTGGGTTGCGGAGAAACCGAAAGGGAAATCCGGGAAGTCATCAGGGACCTCTCCCTTTCCGGTGTCGAAATTCTCACGATTGGTCAATACATTCCTCCAACAGGCCATTCAAAGCCTGTCCAGGGTTTCCTTCCTGAGGAAAGCTTTCAAAATTTTAAAAAATGGGCTATTGACATGGGAATCAGGGAGGTTCTTTCTGGCGCCCTCGTTCGAAGTTCGTACCTTGCCAATCGCCTCCAAAAAGGAGAATTGAAATGA
- the gcvT gene encoding glycine cleavage system aminomethyltransferase GcvT, which produces MSSPVILPLDGLHKEMGGHMTDFHGFLLPVRFSSITAECQAVRTAAGLFDISHMGRFVLSGEGAADAMNRLMTSNLLGVSPGKALYGILSNEAGGAIDDIMAYRFSESRVDLVVNASNREDDRKWIGDHLPQGVTLEDPSPSHVGFALQGPASREILNLVEPRAVELPRRGAILMTVPGGEILVSRTGYTGEDGWEFFGPAEEVSRIYRKCLSVGDAFGLKPCGLGARDLLRLEMGYPLYGQELTAETTPFDAGLGFAVSLKKGDFIGRKILLDEKGNPIHHDNHRLLVGFSVQGRGIPRTDCIVSSATTGKVTGTVTSGGYSPAAGGGFGLAYLDRSFAEEFSVGAPAYVRIHDQSLPIVFRTRPFIQGGLN; this is translated from the coding sequence ATGAGTAGCCCCGTTATTCTTCCCCTTGATGGCCTCCACAAGGAAATGGGTGGACATATGACGGATTTCCACGGGTTCCTCTTGCCTGTCCGTTTTTCTTCCATAACGGCAGAATGTCAGGCAGTCAGGACCGCCGCAGGGTTATTCGATATCAGCCACATGGGCCGATTTGTGCTCAGTGGGGAAGGTGCTGCCGATGCGATGAACCGCCTGATGACATCAAATCTTCTGGGCGTTTCACCGGGAAAGGCCCTGTACGGGATCCTTTCCAATGAGGCCGGAGGAGCGATCGACGATATTATGGCCTACCGCTTTTCCGAGAGTCGAGTTGATCTGGTCGTCAATGCCTCAAACCGGGAGGACGACAGAAAATGGATTGGAGATCATTTGCCTCAGGGGGTCACACTTGAAGACCCTTCTCCTTCACATGTGGGGTTTGCCCTTCAGGGACCGGCGTCCAGGGAGATTCTGAATCTGGTGGAACCCCGCGCTGTCGAGCTTCCCAGACGTGGTGCCATTCTAATGACTGTACCCGGTGGTGAGATTCTGGTCAGTCGGACCGGATACACGGGTGAAGATGGATGGGAGTTTTTCGGACCGGCGGAGGAGGTATCCCGTATCTACAGAAAGTGTCTCTCCGTTGGGGATGCCTTCGGCCTCAAGCCTTGTGGACTCGGGGCCAGGGATCTTCTGCGGCTTGAGATGGGATATCCTCTTTACGGTCAGGAGCTTACGGCAGAAACAACCCCTTTTGATGCAGGTCTTGGATTCGCGGTATCGTTGAAAAAGGGAGACTTTATTGGTCGAAAAATCCTTCTTGATGAGAAGGGTAACCCCATTCATCATGACAATCATCGACTTCTGGTCGGATTTTCTGTCCAGGGGAGAGGTATTCCCCGAACCGATTGCATTGTGTCTTCGGCAACGACAGGAAAAGTGACCGGGACTGTGACATCAGGCGGATATTCTCCCGCTGCGGGGGGAGGGTTTGGTCTGGCTTACCTGGACAGGTCCTTTGCCGAAGAGTTTTCTGTCGGGGCTCCTGCCTATGTTCGGATACATGACCAGTCCTTGCCTATCGTATTTCGCACACGTCCTTTCATTCAGGGAGGATTGAACTGA
- the gcvH gene encoding glycine cleavage system protein GcvH translates to MEKRYTQTHEWIALNESGSEGTVGITDFAQKEVTDVVFVELPKIGKRVPKGGEAAIIESVKAAFSIYAPMGGSVIAGNQALDSNPALLNQDPLGQGWIFRLKLDDPTEFSSLMDEKAYNAYLSDGGGQPGHG, encoded by the coding sequence GTGGAAAAACGTTATACCCAAACGCACGAATGGATTGCCTTGAACGAAAGTGGTTCGGAAGGAACTGTGGGAATAACCGATTTTGCCCAGAAAGAAGTCACCGATGTTGTTTTTGTCGAGCTTCCGAAAATCGGCAAGAGAGTCCCCAAGGGAGGTGAGGCGGCTATTATTGAATCCGTAAAAGCCGCATTTTCCATTTATGCTCCAATGGGTGGATCTGTTATTGCAGGAAATCAGGCACTTGACTCCAATCCGGCTCTTTTGAACCAGGATCCTTTGGGGCAAGGATGGATTTTCCGATTGAAGCTGGACGATCCAACGGAGTTTTCATCCCTGATGGATGAAAAAGCCTACAATGCTTATCTTTCTGATGGGGGAGGGCAGCCCGGTCATGGCTGA
- the gcvPA gene encoding aminomethyl-transferring glycine dehydrogenase subunit GcvPA — MADFIPHTPSETREMLKEIGVDRLEDLLAPYPKDHVLPDLSDIPSGLTESSLIRRMQEMASRNKAGGSVPIFRGAGAYDHFIPQAVSPLVSRGEFLTAYTPYQPEVSQGLLQVIFEYQTTMANLYGMDLSNASVYDGATALAEACLVAHRQEGRSKILISEGVDPDIAKVVKTYVEGVGCSLNPIPLVSGKTRLQDVIAHLDDQTACFVGAIPTFWGTVEDFSGFADALHQNGSLLIFHANPHSLAVLRTPGSWGADLATGEGQPLGIPLSGGGPYLGILTAARPFMRKIPGRLVGKTLDREGRTAYVLTLQAREQHIRREKANSNICSNETLLSIQALVTLSLLGPEGFREAALGSMKNARKLRSRLLSIPGVSAVWEETPFFHEFILEMPMESRELSRLVLSEGFLSGLPLAGYPSPGGKNRMLWCATEMRTEEEIENLGRTIEKVLARHGGRKS; from the coding sequence ATGGCTGATTTTATTCCGCACACACCTTCCGAAACCCGAGAAATGTTGAAGGAAATTGGTGTGGACAGGCTTGAAGACCTCTTGGCTCCCTATCCAAAGGATCATGTACTGCCGGACCTTTCCGACATTCCTTCCGGTTTGACCGAGTCTTCCCTGATAAGGCGCATGCAGGAGATGGCATCCCGGAACAAGGCCGGTGGTTCCGTGCCGATTTTCCGTGGAGCCGGAGCTTATGACCATTTTATCCCCCAAGCAGTTTCACCTCTGGTGAGCAGGGGGGAGTTCCTGACGGCCTATACTCCTTATCAGCCTGAAGTTTCGCAGGGTCTGCTCCAGGTCATTTTCGAATATCAAACGACAATGGCGAATCTGTACGGGATGGATCTCTCCAATGCATCCGTTTACGACGGGGCCACAGCCCTGGCCGAAGCATGTCTGGTGGCCCATCGACAAGAGGGGCGTTCCAAAATCCTGATTTCCGAAGGTGTGGATCCGGATATTGCCAAAGTGGTCAAGACCTATGTCGAGGGAGTCGGATGTTCACTGAACCCCATCCCCCTTGTATCAGGGAAAACCAGGCTTCAGGACGTCATTGCCCATCTGGATGATCAGACCGCCTGTTTTGTCGGAGCCATTCCGACCTTTTGGGGAACAGTCGAGGACTTTTCCGGATTTGCGGATGCACTCCACCAAAATGGTTCCCTGCTGATTTTTCATGCAAATCCCCATTCTCTGGCTGTCCTTCGGACCCCCGGATCTTGGGGTGCGGATCTGGCGACAGGGGAAGGTCAGCCCCTTGGAATCCCCCTTTCCGGAGGAGGACCCTATCTGGGTATCCTCACTGCGGCAAGACCCTTTATGCGTAAAATTCCGGGGCGGCTTGTGGGAAAGACGCTGGACAGGGAGGGCAGAACAGCTTATGTGTTGACCCTTCAGGCCAGAGAGCAGCACATCCGCCGGGAGAAGGCCAATTCGAATATCTGCTCCAACGAGACACTTCTCTCGATTCAGGCGCTGGTGACTCTTTCCCTTTTGGGCCCGGAGGGATTTCGCGAGGCGGCCCTTGGATCGATGAAAAATGCCAGAAAGCTCAGATCCCGTCTCCTATCGATTCCCGGTGTTTCCGCAGTCTGGGAGGAAACTCCGTTTTTTCATGAATTCATTCTTGAAATGCCTATGGAATCGAGAGAACTCAGTCGACTGGTCTTGTCTGAGGGATTTCTCTCCGGTCTCCCCTTGGCGGGGTATCCCTCACCAGGAGGGAAAAACCGCATGTTATGGTGCGCGACCGAAATGCGGACAGAGGAAGAGATCGAAAATCTTGGACGAACCATTGAAAAGGTGCTTGCCCGCCATGGAGGAAGAAAATCATGA
- the gcvPB gene encoding aminomethyl-transferring glycine dehydrogenase subunit GcvPB, with the protein MTIRANSEERSARPDMHPTLWEISRPGARGVFPPSVSGSTDFGVPEVSMRDSPPCLPELSELEVVRHFTNLSHLSRGVDTHFIPLGSCTMKYNPKVSDKVASLPGFSDLHPRTDPEGMEGLLEAMGTLSDLLKSLLGMDAVTLAPAAGAHGELTGILIARKYFESRGETSRKVILVPDSAHGTNPASASMGGMVVRSITSKPSGHIDTAALEKALSSETAMVMITAPSTLGLFEEELSEVVRLVHKAGALVYMDGANMNAFLGVLKPGDLGFDIVHINTHKTLATPHGGGGPGSGPVGVKSHLAPFLPTPVIVKMNHVYSFANPEDSSSIGPVRSFLGSTGVLLRALSYVLLLGREGLPRVALYALLNANYLKKKLDGVLPGEGPGLCAHEFVLSAKPLAAFGVHAGDLAKGLLDAGYYAPTIHFPLIVPEALMIEPTECESKSMLDAFAEDFSRIVEKAALHPSEILSAPLRTPVSRPDEVLAARDPVLKDPTVSSGNLRKD; encoded by the coding sequence ATGACAATCAGGGCGAACAGTGAAGAGAGGTCGGCAAGACCGGATATGCATCCCACCTTATGGGAGATCTCAAGGCCTGGCGCAAGGGGAGTCTTCCCACCAAGCGTTTCCGGATCTACGGATTTTGGAGTCCCAGAGGTTTCGATGAGGGACTCTCCTCCGTGTCTGCCAGAACTTTCAGAACTTGAGGTTGTCAGACATTTTACAAATCTCTCCCATCTCTCCCGAGGTGTGGATACCCACTTTATTCCGCTTGGATCTTGCACCATGAAATATAACCCCAAGGTATCCGACAAGGTGGCTTCGCTGCCGGGATTCTCTGACCTTCACCCAAGAACGGACCCGGAGGGGATGGAGGGACTTCTTGAAGCGATGGGGACCCTGTCAGATCTTTTGAAGTCCCTTTTGGGAATGGATGCCGTGACTCTTGCACCTGCTGCGGGAGCCCATGGAGAATTGACAGGAATCCTGATCGCCAGAAAGTATTTTGAGTCCAGGGGAGAAACATCCAGAAAAGTGATTCTGGTTCCGGACTCCGCTCATGGAACCAATCCTGCGAGTGCCTCCATGGGAGGGATGGTTGTTCGCTCAATCACTTCAAAGCCATCCGGCCATATCGACACGGCAGCCCTTGAGAAAGCCCTGTCCTCCGAGACAGCCATGGTCATGATCACAGCGCCCAGTACTCTCGGGCTTTTTGAAGAGGAATTGTCGGAGGTTGTTCGTCTGGTTCACAAGGCCGGAGCACTGGTTTATATGGACGGTGCGAACATGAATGCCTTTCTGGGTGTGCTGAAGCCGGGCGATCTGGGATTCGACATTGTTCATATCAATACCCACAAGACATTGGCGACTCCTCATGGCGGCGGAGGTCCGGGTTCAGGGCCGGTGGGTGTGAAATCCCATCTTGCACCCTTTCTGCCAACACCTGTCATTGTCAAGATGAACCATGTCTACTCCTTTGCAAATCCGGAAGATTCCTCTTCGATTGGTCCGGTCCGATCCTTTCTTGGGTCGACCGGGGTGTTGCTCAGAGCTCTATCCTATGTCCTTTTGCTGGGCAGGGAGGGGCTTCCGAGAGTGGCTCTGTATGCATTGCTGAATGCAAACTACCTGAAAAAAAAGCTCGATGGAGTCTTGCCTGGGGAGGGCCCTGGTTTGTGCGCCCATGAATTTGTTCTTTCTGCCAAGCCTCTGGCTGCGTTCGGAGTGCATGCGGGTGATCTTGCGAAAGGATTGCTCGATGCGGGATATTATGCGCCAACGATCCACTTCCCTCTCATTGTGCCGGAAGCATTGATGATCGAACCGACGGAGTGTGAGAGCAAGTCCATGCTGGATGCATTTGCCGAGGATTTTTCAAGGATCGTGGAAAAGGCAGCACTCCATCCGTCCGAGATTCTCTCTGCGCCGTTGCGGACTCCGGTATCCCGTCCGGATGAAGTTCTGGCGGCCAGGGACCCGGTGTTAAAAGATCCGACTGTTTCTTCTGGAAATCTCCGGAAGGATTGA
- a CDS encoding lipoyl protein ligase domain-containing protein — protein sequence MLRPGKKIAIPLFSDHMRGASEQMGMDQSLLEGMATLSKDDKIFYSLLRTYRIAPGQVTVGRTYRGTPPEDWRVENGRWVVRPTGGGAVLHGQDLCFSLMMPIRPRMVLVDLYGFLHIFLGKFVGDLGIESSLGGKPERAHDGRGTCFSEPVCGDLISNSKKILGGAIRMGRSGFLYQGSLLVEGFSPLEIQDRFLSWYRGANRLFLHDGVLVCQ from the coding sequence ATGCTGCGCCCAGGAAAGAAAATCGCCATCCCGCTTTTTTCAGACCACATGCGGGGGGCATCGGAGCAAATGGGCATGGATCAATCTCTTCTGGAGGGAATGGCCACTCTCTCAAAGGATGACAAGATCTTTTATAGCCTTTTGAGAACCTACCGGATTGCTCCAGGGCAGGTTACAGTTGGCCGGACGTATCGAGGAACTCCACCTGAAGACTGGAGAGTGGAGAATGGCCGTTGGGTTGTTCGTCCAACAGGAGGAGGTGCGGTTCTCCATGGTCAGGATCTCTGTTTTTCCCTTATGATGCCGATTCGTCCACGGATGGTTCTTGTCGATCTCTATGGATTTCTGCATATTTTTTTGGGAAAGTTTGTTGGAGATTTGGGAATAGAATCCTCTCTTGGTGGAAAGCCCGAAAGGGCGCATGATGGCCGTGGAACCTGTTTTTCGGAACCTGTTTGTGGGGATTTGATCTCAAACTCGAAAAAAATTCTGGGAGGGGCCATCCGGATGGGTCGGTCGGGTTTCCTCTACCAGGGCTCTCTTCTGGTGGAAGGTTTTTCTCCTCTGGAGATTCAGGACCGCTTTCTATCGTGGTACAGGGGTGCCAATCGTCTTTTCCTTCATGATGGGGTTCTTGTGTGTCAATGA
- a CDS encoding RNA-guided endonuclease InsQ/TnpB family protein, giving the protein MKKTLKVKLTPTKEQAKSLLETIETFNDACNWISRKSFETGTPYDPEEFLGVDMGIVHLSTDSDGESFSGEGVDQVRKKIHTLKKASGKETRFKKDTNHCLSKRIVSKAKGTGRGIALEDLKGFNGRTMVGKSQKERFGKWAFNQLRRFITYKAVLEGVPVVLIDPRNTSRTCSVCRHCEKDNRKSQDQLSCQECEHIENTDINAARNIRFKATINPPIAV; this is encoded by the coding sequence ATGAAAAAAACATTGAAGGTCAAACTGACCCCGACCAAAGAACAGGCCAAGTCTCTTCTTGAGACGATCGAGACTTTCAACGACGCCTGCAACTGGATTTCCAGAAAGTCCTTCGAGACCGGAACACCGTATGACCCCGAAGAGTTTCTCGGAGTCGATATGGGGATCGTCCATCTTTCCACCGACTCCGATGGAGAATCGTTCTCCGGAGAAGGGGTGGATCAGGTTCGGAAAAAGATCCACACCCTGAAAAAAGCGTCTGGCAAAGAAACGCGATTTAAAAAAGACACGAATCACTGTCTTTCCAAACGAATCGTTTCCAAGGCAAAAGGCACCGGACGAGGTATTGCCCTTGAGGATCTCAAGGGATTCAACGGCCGGACAATGGTTGGAAAGAGCCAAAAGGAACGATTCGGAAAATGGGCGTTTAACCAGTTGAGACGCTTTATCACCTACAAGGCTGTTCTGGAAGGGGTTCCCGTGGTTCTGATTGATCCACGAAACACCTCCCGCACATGCTCTGTGTGTAGACATTGCGAAAAAGACAACCGAAAGTCTCAAGACCAACTCTCCTGTCAAGAATGCGAACATATTGAAAATACGGACATCAATGCCGCACGAAATATCCGTTTCAAGGCGACCATCAACCCGCCTATCGCAGTCTGA
- a CDS encoding HDOD domain-containing protein has product METKVNPSFQVFLETLSVLPAISPLSNKLFTIIDDPNVSIAVIGSLIAEDPGLASRLITVANSPFYPFSEKVSTIRGALVRLGLVTVRGILLTTSLFDRVKHQPGVFELWKHSLGVSRVAKNLSLRLEGVMNPDEATLSGLLHDIGKLPFLIFKPQRMESIWKGLPRSGKDSDWELEEFGLSHDQLGGRLLTQWKFPEVIRDSIRWHHRPEKCPVKSRRSSALVGLADTICRGVGIGHADFPYLDAPIGAFLDVLEMRGEEIVPVIQEVVGDRDMIEMASREIF; this is encoded by the coding sequence ATGGAAACGAAGGTCAATCCTTCCTTTCAGGTTTTTCTGGAAACGCTTTCTGTTTTGCCGGCCATTTCCCCTTTGTCTAATAAGCTCTTTACCATCATTGATGATCCAAATGTTTCTATCGCAGTCATTGGCAGCTTGATTGCGGAAGATCCGGGTCTGGCTTCGCGTCTGATTACGGTTGCAAACTCTCCTTTCTATCCGTTTTCCGAAAAGGTGTCGACCATCCGTGGCGCTCTGGTCCGCTTGGGTCTTGTGACCGTACGGGGGATTCTTCTGACGACATCTCTTTTTGACAGGGTCAAGCATCAACCTGGAGTTTTTGAACTCTGGAAGCACTCGCTGGGGGTTTCAAGAGTTGCAAAGAACCTTTCCCTTCGCCTTGAGGGGGTCATGAACCCGGATGAAGCCACCCTTTCAGGTCTTTTGCATGATATCGGCAAGCTTCCCTTTTTGATATTCAAGCCTCAACGGATGGAGTCCATCTGGAAAGGGTTACCCAGATCGGGGAAAGATTCCGACTGGGAGCTTGAAGAATTTGGACTGAGCCATGACCAGCTGGGCGGGCGCCTTCTCACTCAATGGAAATTTCCTGAAGTGATCCGAGACTCCATTCGTTGGCACCACCGTCCTGAAAAATGCCCTGTCAAGTCGAGACGGTCCTCCGCTCTGGTCGGTCTGGCCGATACCATTTGCCGGGGGGTTGGCATTGGCCATGCGGATTTCCCTTATCTGGACGCTCCGATCGGAGCATTTCTGGATGTTCTGGAAATGCGGGGTGAGGAGATTGTTCCGGTAATTCAGGAGGTTGTGGGAGATCGGGACATGATTGAAATGGCCAGCAGGGAGATATTCTGA
- a CDS encoding epoxyqueuosine reductase, with translation MSFLERNPHRRRSISDGYPGYRTAVLALLPSDKKLPIPETAAIKVRVARYAVGEDYHCVFEERFKSVLNEIRPLLQKGDKPLIKPDHGAILEKSLAQQAGLGRIGRHTLLIHRKMGTRFTIGVLLLKTPFSSWRPPLEDFMPCGSCTLCLDSCPTEAFSGPFRLDARKCLSYLTIESPKSENPGKIPVDVAQNWIFGCDICQEVCPYNAPSGAFSGGEAIVRSPTDLIRLVKENPSLQRAGFPALWKRYEEIRGQSG, from the coding sequence ATGTCCTTCCTTGAGAGAAATCCCCATCGTCGCCGTTCCATTTCTGACGGATATCCGGGCTACCGCACTGCAGTATTGGCACTTTTGCCGTCGGACAAGAAACTTCCGATTCCTGAGACAGCCGCCATAAAAGTGAGGGTGGCGAGGTATGCCGTTGGGGAGGACTATCATTGTGTCTTTGAGGAAAGGTTCAAATCTGTTCTCAATGAGATCAGACCACTGCTCCAAAAGGGGGACAAGCCTCTGATCAAGCCGGATCATGGGGCAATCCTTGAAAAATCCCTGGCCCAACAAGCGGGGCTTGGCCGCATCGGCCGCCATACCCTGTTGATCCACCGTAAGATGGGAACACGTTTTACGATCGGGGTTCTGCTCCTGAAAACGCCATTTTCATCATGGAGACCTCCCCTTGAAGATTTTATGCCGTGTGGATCCTGTACCCTTTGTCTTGACAGTTGCCCAACAGAAGCGTTTAGCGGTCCTTTCCGGCTTGATGCGCGAAAGTGCCTTTCGTATTTGACGATTGAGTCACCAAAATCGGAGAATCCCGGAAAGATTCCTGTGGATGTCGCTCAGAACTGGATTTTCGGATGTGATATTTGCCAGGAAGTTTGCCCATATAATGCTCCCTCCGGAGCGTTTTCCGGTGGGGAGGCTATTGTCCGTTCTCCGACGGATCTTATTAGGCTGGTCAAGGAGAATCCTTCTCTTCAGAGGGCGGGTTTTCCCGCTCTTTGGAAGCGGTATGAAGAAATAAGGGGGCAATCAGGATGA